One stretch of Candidatus Eremiobacteraceae bacterium DNA includes these proteins:
- a CDS encoding aminotransferase class V-fold PLP-dependent enzyme produces MKAAVDPLLALRSEFPILSSCTYLVSNSLGAMPAGTRARLSEFADDWAGEGVVAWEKWLPLVTSVGDVVGKIINAPPGSITMLQNVSIAESILISCLDFSGRRNKVVYSELNFPTVHYNWWAQRARGADVEIVKSGDGVTIDTQAMCDAIDERTLAVPISHVIFKSSYIQDVRAIVEKAHRVGALVILDTYQSAGTVPVDAVAWNVDAVVGGGVKWLCGGPGAAYLYVRPDLVKSLVPTSLGWFGQKRPFDFSFDIDLADDIWRYAGGTPNPAALYAALTGYSMIAEIGVDAIRVRSMELTARAVERALEAGLTVNSPHDPAQRGGHVSVDFPGAQAACAELIKRKFIVDFRPGAGIRIGAHFYNTLEEVDAVVAEIRAIRDGG; encoded by the coding sequence ATGAAAGCCGCTGTTGACCCGCTGCTCGCGCTTCGATCAGAATTCCCCATCCTTTCCTCTTGCACGTATCTCGTCTCAAATTCGCTTGGCGCGATGCCCGCCGGTACGCGCGCGCGCCTCTCAGAGTTTGCCGACGATTGGGCGGGCGAAGGCGTGGTCGCTTGGGAAAAATGGCTGCCGCTCGTCACATCGGTCGGTGACGTCGTCGGGAAGATCATCAACGCGCCGCCCGGCAGCATCACGATGCTCCAAAACGTCTCGATCGCCGAGTCCATCCTCATCTCGTGTTTGGATTTTTCGGGCCGCCGCAACAAGGTGGTCTACAGCGAATTGAACTTTCCGACGGTCCACTACAACTGGTGGGCGCAGCGCGCGCGAGGAGCGGACGTCGAGATCGTCAAGAGCGGTGACGGCGTGACGATCGACACGCAAGCGATGTGCGACGCTATCGACGAGCGCACGCTGGCCGTGCCGATCTCGCACGTCATCTTCAAGTCTTCGTATATCCAAGACGTGCGGGCCATCGTGGAGAAGGCGCACCGTGTCGGCGCGCTGGTCATCTTGGACACGTATCAGTCGGCGGGCACCGTTCCCGTCGATGCCGTTGCGTGGAATGTTGACGCCGTCGTCGGCGGCGGCGTGAAGTGGCTGTGCGGCGGCCCAGGCGCCGCGTACCTCTACGTGCGGCCGGATCTGGTGAAATCGCTCGTGCCCACTTCTTTGGGTTGGTTCGGCCAGAAGCGCCCGTTCGATTTCTCGTTCGACATCGACCTCGCCGACGACATCTGGCGGTATGCGGGCGGAACGCCAAACCCGGCAGCGCTCTATGCGGCGCTCACCGGCTACTCGATGATCGCCGAGATCGGCGTGGATGCGATTCGCGTCCGGAGCATGGAGCTCACGGCGCGCGCGGTCGAGCGGGCGCTCGAAGCTGGCCTCACCGTGAATTCGCCGCACGACCCAGCGCAGCGCGGCGGCCACGTCAGTGTCGATTTTCCTGGCGCGCAAGCAGCGTGTGCGGAATTGATCAAGCGGAAGTTCATCGTCGATTTCAGGCCGGGCGCCGGCATCCGGATCGGCGCGCATTTCTACAACACGCTCGAAGAAGTCGATGCGGTCGTCGCGGAGATCCGCGCTATACGCGATGGCGGCTGA